A window of Lentibacillus sp. Marseille-P4043 contains these coding sequences:
- a CDS encoding ROK family glucokinase: MNDLIIGIDIGGTTSKIGLLDLQGAIVCKWEIPTSTANNGDSIVQDIWQSISDTLSTSQIKAVIGIGIGAPGFIDGATGLVYEAVNIGWKDFQLAAYFSSIVNLPVFVENDANIAVLGENWKGAGNQSENLIALTLGTGVGGGIIANGTILNGVNGTAGEIGHITVNPEGYPCNCGKKGCLETIASATGIVRQAMERIKQEPTSHLASFYQQSGVVTAKDIFDLAHNGDPDCKAIVERTGDVLGFAIANLATVINPSTLLIGGGVSKAGDQLLSSINSAFTKYALPRVSEVCKLKIAQLGNDAGIIGAAFLVKEKLGLS, translated from the coding sequence ATGAATGATTTGATCATCGGCATAGATATAGGTGGAACTACTAGTAAAATTGGTTTACTGGATCTACAAGGGGCAATTGTGTGTAAATGGGAAATTCCGACTTCAACAGCGAATAATGGAGATTCCATTGTACAGGATATTTGGCAATCTATTAGTGATACATTATCAACCTCTCAAATTAAAGCAGTTATTGGGATTGGAATCGGTGCACCAGGGTTTATAGATGGTGCTACTGGACTAGTATATGAAGCGGTAAATATTGGATGGAAGGATTTTCAATTGGCAGCGTATTTTTCTTCGATTGTTAATCTTCCAGTATTTGTTGAAAACGATGCCAATATTGCTGTATTAGGAGAAAACTGGAAAGGTGCAGGTAATCAATCGGAAAACTTGATTGCATTAACGCTTGGTACCGGAGTTGGTGGTGGAATCATTGCTAACGGAACCATTTTGAATGGGGTAAATGGAACGGCGGGCGAGATCGGTCATATTACAGTTAATCCAGAAGGTTACCCATGTAATTGCGGGAAGAAAGGCTGTTTGGAAACAATCGCCTCTGCAACTGGTATTGTTCGACAAGCGATGGAACGAATTAAACAAGAACCAACTAGTCATTTGGCTTCATTTTATCAGCAATCAGGTGTGGTAACAGCTAAAGATATTTTTGACCTAGCACATAATGGAGACCCAGATTGTAAAGCTATCGTTGAGCGGACTGGGGATGTTCTTGGCTTTGCAATTGCCAACTTGGCCACCGTTATCAATCCATCTACTCTCCTAATAGGTGGTGGGGTCTCAAAAGCTGGCGACCAATTATTATCTAGCATAAATTCCGCTTTTACTAAATATGCATTACCTAGAGTAAGCGAGGTATGTAAGCTCAAAATTGCCCAGCTTGGTAACGATGCCGGGATTATAGGGGCAGCTTTTTTGGTGAAGGAGAAATTAGGATTAAGTTGA
- a CDS encoding LTA synthase family protein — protein sequence MNVKWPKIPLYIIATLLFGVKTYIIYRFMFSIELDNSMQELILFVNPFVSAFLIFALSVWFKKQSRQMKFLRYTALIGTVILYFNLVFYRSFTDFITIPQLFQASNMGDLGSSILTLIEVYDIFLFADVAIIWYLSRKKSDSVAVKYPRSGKAFALAMSFVLLAGNFFLAEMERPQLFTRAFDREYLVKNIGLFNYHVYDLAVHSKVKTQRVFADGTELPEIKDYVDQLRSDEKSDLSGVAKDKNVIFISAESLQSFVINEDVNGQEITPFLNSLVGDKDTYYFENFYHQTMQGKTSDSEFLTANSLYPLSRGAVFFTHGQNEYHALPELLSDEGYYTASFHANNKSFWNRDQMYDSIGFDHFYGDEAYETTADNSIGWGLKDKPFFEQSIKYLQTLEQPFYTKFITLTNHFPFDLDEEDRSIEPYDSNSNTLNNYFPTVRYMDESIEQFFDQLKDAGLYEDSVIIIMGDHYGISETHNKAMSQYLGKEEITPFDHIQLQRVPFFVHIPGDGNGKVMSEVSGQIDIKPTLLHLLGITTENDIYFGNDLFSNNRKGYIAQRNGDFISDDYISTGDICYDRATGEPVDDNTSVVATTSNNPCKPIEDKVAKELDYSDDIIYGDLFRFVDFAENE from the coding sequence ATGAACGTGAAATGGCCCAAAATTCCGCTGTATATAATAGCGACGTTGCTGTTTGGAGTAAAGACATATATTATTTACCGCTTTATGTTCAGCATTGAATTAGACAACTCTATGCAGGAATTAATTCTGTTTGTTAATCCGTTTGTTTCAGCATTTCTAATTTTTGCACTAAGTGTCTGGTTTAAGAAACAATCAAGGCAAATGAAATTTTTGCGTTATACTGCTTTGATCGGAACTGTTATTTTATATTTCAATCTCGTATTCTATCGTTCCTTTACAGATTTTATAACTATTCCTCAATTATTTCAGGCAAGTAATATGGGGGACTTGGGATCAAGTATTTTAACACTGATTGAAGTTTATGATATCTTCTTATTTGCTGATGTAGCAATTATTTGGTATCTAAGTAGGAAAAAATCAGATAGCGTTGCTGTTAAATACCCGAGAAGTGGTAAAGCTTTTGCCTTGGCTATGTCATTCGTTTTGTTGGCGGGTAATTTTTTCTTAGCCGAAATGGAAAGACCACAACTATTCACACGTGCTTTTGATCGCGAATACCTTGTCAAAAATATCGGGTTATTTAATTATCATGTTTATGATCTGGCCGTTCATTCCAAAGTAAAAACACAACGGGTCTTTGCCGATGGAACGGAACTTCCGGAAATTAAGGACTATGTTGATCAGTTGCGAAGTGATGAAAAGTCAGATTTATCTGGTGTTGCAAAAGACAAGAATGTGATCTTTATTTCTGCTGAATCCCTGCAGAGCTTCGTTATAAATGAAGATGTTAACGGGCAAGAGATAACTCCATTTTTAAATAGTTTGGTTGGAGATAAGGATACGTATTACTTTGAAAACTTTTACCATCAAACAATGCAAGGTAAAACATCAGATTCAGAGTTTTTAACTGCAAATTCGCTTTACCCATTGTCTAGAGGTGCGGTTTTCTTCACGCATGGGCAAAATGAATATCATGCACTTCCAGAGTTGTTAAGTGATGAGGGATATTACACAGCATCATTTCATGCCAACAACAAAAGCTTTTGGAACCGTGATCAAATGTATGACAGTATAGGTTTCGATCATTTTTATGGTGATGAGGCATATGAAACAACAGCTGATAATTCAATTGGTTGGGGTCTAAAAGACAAACCATTTTTCGAACAGTCAATTAAATATTTACAAACATTGGAACAACCATTTTATACAAAGTTCATTACATTAACCAATCATTTTCCGTTTGATCTTGATGAAGAAGATAGGTCAATTGAGCCGTATGATTCAAATTCCAATACACTAAATAACTATTTTCCTACAGTAAGATATATGGATGAATCGATTGAGCAATTCTTTGACCAGTTAAAAGATGCAGGACTCTATGAGGATTCTGTCATCATCATTATGGGGGATCACTATGGGATTAGCGAAACCCACAATAAAGCAATGAGTCAGTATTTAGGAAAAGAAGAAATAACGCCATTTGATCACATTCAATTACAGCGCGTACCATTTTTTGTCCATATTCCTGGTGATGGAAATGGTAAAGTTATGTCAGAAGTATCTGGTCAAATTGATATTAAACCAACACTGTTACATTTACTTGGTATAACAACCGAAAATGATATTTATTTTGGCAACGATTTATTTAGTAATAATCGCAAAGGATATATCGCGCAACGAAATGGTGATTTTATTAGTGATGACTATATTTCAACGGGAGATATTTGCTACGACCGTGCGACTGGGGAACCAGTTGATGATAATACCTCTGTTGTTGCGACAACCTCGAATAATCCATGTAAACCGATAGAAGATAAGGTGGCAAAAGAGCTGGATTATTCAGATGATATTATTTATGGTGATCTATTCCGATTTGTTGATTTTGCAGAAAATGAATAA
- a CDS encoding DUF2759 family protein: MRIVLASLLLIVAILAVISVIRQLKYKNLFALAFSAVAAVAFGFFSIATIIEEITG, encoded by the coding sequence ATGAGAATTGTATTGGCAAGTCTATTATTAATCGTAGCAATATTAGCTGTCATTTCTGTAATTCGTCAGCTAAAATACAAAAACCTTTTCGCTCTAGCATTTTCTGCAGTTGCTGCAGTAGCATTTGGCTTTTTCTCCATTGCGACTATTATTGAAGAAATTACTGGTTGA
- a CDS encoding MBL fold metallo-hydrolase gives MKIEGMSLGPLGTNCYIVYNEQHAIIVDPGSDAEKVVSFIEQEKVAPKAIVLTHAHFDHIGAVEALRSHYGIDVYLHQEEKDWLEDPKLNGSSLFIGEEIKTRKAEKSLTPGKLQIATFTFNILHTPGHSPGSVSIVCQDKSIVFGGDALFQQGIGRTDLPGGNMEQLINSIREKLYHLDDSYVVYPGHGPATTIGEEKRNNPFVRME, from the coding sequence ATGAAGATTGAGGGAATGTCTTTAGGTCCGTTGGGTACAAATTGTTATATTGTGTATAATGAGCAACATGCAATTATTGTTGATCCAGGTAGCGATGCAGAGAAGGTCGTCTCATTTATTGAACAAGAAAAGGTCGCCCCTAAGGCAATCGTCTTAACACACGCCCATTTTGATCATATTGGGGCTGTTGAAGCATTACGTTCCCATTATGGAATTGACGTTTATCTTCATCAAGAAGAGAAGGATTGGCTAGAGGATCCGAAATTGAATGGCTCATCGTTATTCATTGGGGAAGAAATAAAAACAAGAAAAGCAGAGAAATCGCTGACGCCTGGTAAGTTGCAAATTGCTACATTTACGTTCAATATTTTACATACACCTGGTCATTCGCCTGGAAGTGTCAGTATTGTGTGTCAGGATAAATCCATTGTTTTTGGTGGAGATGCACTGTTTCAACAAGGAATTGGTCGAACTGATTTACCTGGAGGCAATATGGAACAATTGATTAATAGTATACGGGAAAAACTTTATCATTTAGATGATTCCTATGTTGTTTATCCAGGCCATGGTCCCGCTACAACAATTGGTGAAGAAAAAAGAAACAATCCATTTGTTCGTATGGAATAG
- a CDS encoding DUF2626 domain-containing protein — protein MDRMFRVLAFWTGIFTVMFYIGDMQKTALLFLVQTAFFLTVGYLKLSERMYMYLFGAYCTVFMVGFTWYSNFILVPGFE, from the coding sequence ATGGATCGGATGTTTCGCGTCCTTGCTTTTTGGACAGGAATCTTTACAGTAATGTTTTATATAGGTGATATGCAAAAAACAGCACTATTATTTCTAGTTCAAACTGCTTTTTTCCTAACAGTAGGTTACTTAAAATTATCTGAACGCATGTATATGTACTTATTCGGAGCTTATTGTACAGTATTTATGGTTGGATTCACTTGGTATTCGAATTTCATACTTGTACCAGGATTCGAATAA
- a CDS encoding helix-turn-helix transcriptional regulator: MEKTLKITNVLSDPTRFSIYQYIVKHHHEVSVTDIAHMFEIHPNVARLHLSKLEDVKLVYSFSKKTGKGGRPSRRYRLSDEVIELNFPHRDYKLLSSIAIESFVELGEPGKKALYHTGKKYGEKVMDHYQIQLTENLTMEQKLDILRDAGTMLGMYPDFTYNAKDHSISFRINNCPFKEVATKNHTMVCTMHNSFLKGMFEALFTDIDLIETENMFQGCENCTYVAKLSIV, translated from the coding sequence ATGGAAAAAACATTAAAAATAACCAATGTTTTAAGTGATCCAACCAGGTTTAGTATTTATCAGTACATTGTCAAACATCATCATGAAGTGAGCGTCACAGATATTGCACATATGTTCGAAATACATCCAAATGTGGCACGATTGCATTTGTCGAAACTGGAAGACGTAAAGTTAGTCTATTCATTTTCCAAAAAAACCGGTAAAGGTGGAAGGCCGAGTCGCAGGTACCGGCTTTCTGATGAAGTGATCGAGCTAAACTTCCCGCATCGCGACTATAAATTACTTTCATCCATTGCAATCGAATCTTTTGTCGAGTTAGGTGAGCCCGGGAAAAAGGCATTATATCACACAGGCAAAAAGTATGGAGAAAAGGTTATGGATCATTATCAGATACAATTAACTGAAAACTTGACAATGGAACAAAAATTAGACATTCTAAGAGATGCTGGGACAATGTTAGGGATGTATCCTGATTTTACGTATAATGCGAAAGATCATAGCATTTCATTTCGTATTAATAATTGCCCATTTAAAGAAGTAGCAACCAAAAACCACACAATGGTATGTACGATGCACAACTCATTTTTAAAGGGAATGTTTGAAGCACTCTTCACAGATATCGACTTAATCGAAACAGAAAACATGTTTCAAGGCTGTGAAAACTGTACGTATGTAGCAAAACTTTCAATTGTTTAG
- a CDS encoding ComGF family competence protein, producing the protein MGIARTERGFTFLTLLLTVTILFMTLPFISYLIKSAAYSTNYQEESIQQFLYFLRDDVIKATDYAVTPTAIKLIINDEETVTIEQYETLIRRQVNGQGHEIYLRDVEEVSFTSLPYGIHAKITSIQGETYEKQIIIYQ; encoded by the coding sequence ATGGGTATCGCTCGGACTGAACGTGGATTCACCTTTTTAACTTTACTACTAACCGTTACCATTCTGTTTATGACCCTGCCTTTTATTTCCTATCTAATAAAATCAGCTGCCTATTCAACAAATTATCAGGAGGAATCAATACAGCAATTTTTGTATTTCCTACGTGATGATGTGATAAAAGCAACCGATTATGCAGTAACTCCAACAGCTATTAAGTTGATAATAAACGATGAAGAAACAGTAACAATCGAACAATATGAGACGTTAATTCGTCGCCAAGTTAATGGGCAGGGTCACGAAATTTATTTGCGTGATGTTGAAGAAGTATCATTCACATCACTTCCATATGGTATACACGCAAAAATCACATCTATCCAAGGTGAGACGTATGAAAAACAAATTATCATTTATCAATAG
- a CDS encoding prepilin-type N-terminal cleavage/methylation domain-containing protein, producing the protein MRNDNGFSLIEVLVAFSIVLIITTTIIPLTSLLNNEEAVLSERRKVTNHLHDELQLYLWKDNKKIPASYSKTLESNTVTYQFSVEKELIKGCVKWQNVKKRKEKVCLYGYRSD; encoded by the coding sequence TTGCGGAATGATAATGGATTTTCACTTATTGAAGTGTTGGTCGCTTTTAGCATCGTGTTGATAATCACAACAACGATTATTCCGTTAACATCTTTATTAAACAATGAAGAAGCGGTTTTAAGTGAACGGCGGAAAGTTACGAATCATTTACACGATGAATTGCAACTTTATTTATGGAAAGACAATAAAAAAATACCTGCTTCCTATTCAAAAACACTGGAATCGAACACCGTAACCTATCAGTTTAGTGTTGAAAAAGAATTAATCAAAGGATGTGTCAAATGGCAGAATGTTAAAAAACGAAAAGAAAAGGTCTGTCTATATGGGTATCGCTCGGACTGA
- the comGD gene encoding competence type IV pilus minor pilin ComGD, with product MKTNGFTLLEVIFILGIWSLLILLSLPIQFSLLDKQEAEQFFRTFESDLLYMQNMSFASDDNFRLSIDAENNRYTIYSRTNEKVIERTIPKEWKIDKRTLQKPISFNKLGTIRTPGTLEIITKKQEYKIIFPLGKGRYYIAE from the coding sequence ATGAAAACGAATGGATTCACATTACTCGAAGTTATCTTCATCCTCGGCATTTGGTCCCTGCTAATTCTACTTAGTTTGCCAATCCAATTTTCATTGCTTGATAAACAGGAAGCAGAACAATTTTTCCGTACGTTTGAATCAGATTTATTATATATGCAAAATATGTCTTTTGCATCAGATGATAATTTCCGATTAAGTATTGACGCAGAGAATAATCGTTACACCATTTATAGTCGTACAAATGAAAAAGTAATTGAACGAACCATCCCAAAAGAATGGAAAATTGATAAGCGAACATTACAGAAGCCGATTTCCTTTAATAAGCTTGGAACGATACGAACCCCCGGCACGTTAGAAATCATTACAAAGAAACAGGAATATAAAATTATTTTCCCATTGGGTAAGGGGCGTTATTATATTGCGGAATGA
- the comGC gene encoding competence type IV pilus major pilin ComGC encodes MFKNQKGFTLIEMLIVLMIISVLIILIVPNLGKKGQEVNSKGCEALVSVVQAQVDAHYLEKNKYPTNLQNMVDEYITKEQITCPNNKQLNYNSSTGKVTAPE; translated from the coding sequence ATGTTCAAAAACCAAAAAGGATTTACACTAATCGAAATGTTGATTGTCTTAATGATAATTTCTGTATTAATCATCCTAATCGTTCCAAATCTAGGAAAAAAGGGACAAGAAGTCAATTCCAAGGGATGCGAGGCACTGGTATCTGTTGTTCAAGCCCAGGTTGACGCACATTATCTGGAAAAAAACAAATATCCTACCAATTTACAGAACATGGTCGATGAATATATAACCAAGGAACAAATAACTTGTCCAAATAACAAACAACTTAATTATAATAGTTCAACTGGGAAAGTAACTGCTCCTGAGTAA
- the comGB gene encoding competence type IV pilus assembly protein ComGB — MALYLKKFFTQIRQKNLNKETQLLFLNRLSRLLQNGYTLIESLEVIKWNKTMKEPASIIIFALKNGSTLDQAFEKAKFNTIITSYLYFVRANGDIEASIRKCLNMYEQRLHYHKKFQQVARYPAILLLIFSVLLYFIKQSVLPSFLDLFQSSTETSSMLFISIMIIDFLSNFAYLVIIFVVICYLLWQINKRKIRIEKQIKLYSSLPVYRKYKQIQTTFLFATHFGSLLKTGIPIKEILNTMAQQTKLPILAYYSTLMIQELNQGKHITSLLSQLKLLDKQIPIIFQKNADAAALEKDLSIYAELLTEELHRKILKTITYIQPVFFIILAGFIVFIYITLMWPMFQLIKTI; from the coding sequence ATGGCTTTGTATCTGAAAAAGTTTTTCACACAAATTAGACAAAAAAATTTAAACAAAGAAACTCAACTTCTGTTCCTGAATCGCTTATCAAGGTTATTGCAAAATGGATACACCTTAATTGAATCACTCGAGGTTATAAAATGGAACAAAACAATGAAAGAACCAGCATCCATCATAATATTTGCATTAAAAAATGGTAGTACACTCGATCAAGCTTTTGAGAAGGCAAAATTTAATACGATCATAACATCGTACCTCTACTTTGTTCGGGCAAATGGTGATATCGAAGCAAGTATTCGAAAATGTCTTAATATGTACGAACAGCGTCTGCACTACCACAAGAAATTCCAACAAGTTGCACGATACCCCGCTATATTGCTCTTGATATTTTCAGTTCTACTCTATTTCATCAAACAATCCGTTCTTCCTTCTTTTTTGGATCTGTTCCAATCAAGTACAGAAACATCATCCATGTTATTCATATCCATCATGATCATTGACTTTTTAAGCAACTTCGCTTATCTAGTAATCATTTTTGTGGTCATTTGCTACCTGCTTTGGCAAATAAACAAGCGAAAAATTCGGATTGAAAAACAAATCAAGCTTTATAGCAGCTTGCCTGTTTATCGCAAATACAAGCAAATACAAACAACATTTTTATTTGCAACCCACTTTGGATCCCTATTAAAAACCGGGATTCCCATCAAAGAAATTTTAAACACGATGGCACAACAGACGAAGTTACCGATTCTAGCTTACTATTCTACACTCATGATTCAAGAATTGAACCAAGGTAAACACATTACAAGCCTTTTATCCCAACTAAAATTACTTGATAAACAAATACCAATTATTTTTCAAAAAAATGCAGATGCTGCAGCACTGGAAAAAGATTTATCCATTTATGCTGAATTGCTAACAGAGGAATTACACCGTAAGATTTTAAAAACAATCACTTATATTCAACCTGTATTTTTTATCATATTGGCGGGATTTATCGTGTTTATCTACATTACATTGATGTGGCCAATGTTTCAATTAATCAAAACAATCTAA
- the comGA gene encoding competence type IV pilus ATPase ComGA — MSSATTLSTKLLRSAIEMQASDIHFYPFPDQTDIYFRVHGKRIFKQSVLASQYQVLLTYFKFTSGMDIGEIRKPQNGTINFETTTQHYSLRLSTLPVSHMESLAIRILPQEEHFTLDQLFLFPNQLNRLKKWISHRSGIILFTGPTGSGKTTTLYSLLQSILKENSYQTITLEDPIEKDITNILQVQVNEKAGITYQAGLKAALRHDPDIIMVGEIRDEQTAKFAFDASLTGHLVLSTLHAKNAIGTIHRLLELGMTIPDLQQSLISVAALELLPLEFNQAITRRAAVLELLDGNLLENALKGVNVEQMKEFQSFDHLRKKAYAYGFVSEKVFHTN; from the coding sequence TTGAGCTCCGCTACAACACTTTCAACCAAACTCCTAAGATCCGCGATTGAAATGCAAGCATCTGATATTCATTTCTATCCTTTTCCGGATCAAACAGACATTTATTTCCGTGTCCATGGGAAGCGAATTTTCAAGCAATCGGTATTAGCTTCACAATACCAAGTGTTATTGACTTATTTTAAGTTCACATCGGGAATGGATATCGGGGAAATCCGAAAGCCCCAAAACGGAACTATAAACTTTGAAACAACAACACAACATTATTCACTTCGATTATCAACTCTCCCTGTCAGTCATATGGAAAGTTTAGCAATTCGTATACTCCCACAAGAAGAACATTTCACACTCGATCAACTTTTTTTATTCCCAAACCAGTTAAACAGATTAAAAAAATGGATATCGCACCGTTCGGGAATTATTCTGTTCACAGGGCCAACCGGGAGTGGAAAAACAACCACATTGTATTCCCTGCTACAAAGCATCTTAAAAGAAAATTCCTATCAAACCATCACATTAGAAGATCCAATCGAAAAAGACATTACGAATATTTTACAAGTTCAGGTTAACGAAAAGGCTGGCATCACTTACCAAGCTGGATTAAAGGCTGCACTCCGACATGATCCCGACATTATTATGGTTGGCGAAATACGCGATGAACAAACAGCCAAATTTGCATTTGATGCATCATTGACCGGTCACCTCGTATTAAGCACCTTACATGCAAAAAATGCGATAGGAACCATTCATAGGCTGTTGGAATTAGGCATGACTATACCCGATTTACAGCAATCTTTAATTTCTGTTGCAGCGCTCGAACTGTTACCGCTTGAATTCAATCAGGCGATCACAAGACGTGCTGCCGTGTTGGAACTTTTAGATGGCAACCTGTTGGAAAACGCATTAAAGGGAGTTAATGTTGAACAAATGAAGGAATTTCAATCGTTTGATCACTTAAGAAAGAAGGCATATGCATATGGCTTTGTATCTGAAAAAGTTTTTCACACAAATTAG
- a CDS encoding YqzE family protein, whose protein sequence is MKEMLRHSGVIKISGNDFVKYMTEKVVTFMDSSPEQRKERKGKQKKQEPAIYSNRWFGILPFAVKMFMKKTD, encoded by the coding sequence ATGAAGGAAATGCTACGTCATAGTGGGGTGATTAAAATTTCCGGAAATGATTTTGTTAAATATATGACAGAAAAAGTGGTGACGTTCATGGATTCGTCGCCAGAACAACGCAAGGAAAGAAAAGGGAAACAGAAAAAACAGGAACCTGCGATTTATTCCAATCGTTGGTTTGGTATATTGCCATTTGCGGTTAAAATGTTTATGAAGAAAACAGATTAA
- a CDS encoding YqhG family protein: MAIKDLNHFLTDYFTAHDCQIIHNQNGVATVQLNEKMDRALMNRPFYWHYIKKMGHNGDPMSLTLITNPNKQDEKGEWIHFGSPRLQQIFTHLKNNEKYTKLFQQINTTTRTPLHPWLVINMKISYIGKQKKDEIISIGLHLLSGMMKPNMMEHLEQLPLQLTISDYCFTLSPLIRIKSGFLRIESVIDQHIQKQSNEWADDSLQTLTEEMNMLKHFYHDTDDETRANQMDKELKEINNRYQPTITYEVINGGIFYLAEGAIQ; this comes from the coding sequence ATGGCAATTAAAGACCTGAATCACTTTTTAACGGATTATTTTACAGCGCATGATTGTCAAATTATCCATAATCAAAATGGGGTGGCAACCGTTCAGTTAAATGAGAAAATGGATCGCGCCCTAATGAACAGGCCTTTTTACTGGCATTATATTAAAAAAATGGGCCATAATGGTGACCCCATGAGTTTAACACTCATCACCAACCCGAATAAGCAAGATGAAAAAGGCGAATGGATTCACTTTGGCAGTCCAAGATTACAGCAGATTTTCACTCATCTGAAAAATAATGAAAAGTACACCAAGTTATTTCAACAAATAAATACAACAACAAGAACACCGCTACACCCTTGGCTTGTTATTAATATGAAGATTAGTTACATTGGCAAACAAAAAAAGGATGAAATTATCTCGATTGGTTTACATTTGCTAAGCGGAATGATGAAACCGAATATGATGGAGCATTTAGAACAGTTACCACTCCAGCTAACTATTTCTGATTATTGTTTTACATTATCTCCGTTAATCAGAATAAAAAGCGGGTTCTTACGGATCGAATCGGTTATCGATCAACATATTCAAAAACAATCAAATGAATGGGCCGACGATTCCCTGCAAACACTAACAGAGGAAATGAACATGTTAAAACATTTTTATCATGATACAGATGATGAAACACGCGCAAATCAAATGGACAAAGAATTAAAGGAAATCAATAATCGTTACCAGCCAACAATCACCTATGAGGTTATCAATGGCGGAATATTTTACCTTGCTGAAGGTGCAATTCAATAG